The Culex pipiens pallens isolate TS chromosome 2, TS_CPP_V2, whole genome shotgun sequence DNA window atttaaatttttattctcaAAGTGTGCATTTTTCTACATTTCAATCTAACCGCCTTGAGATCCTCGAAAAGATTGATTGAAATGAGAAATTGATCTGGAAATACCGGTTTCAGCTCGGTTGCTGTTGATTTTGGCCTCGCTATTCTAAGTAAAGTCAAGAAATTCAGGAGCTTTCCTTCATTCTTAAAACTCCAAAACTTATTTGATAGTTTTCTTTAATAataatttcttttcaaaaattcaggaAATTTCGAACCCAATATCACAACCAACCCTACCGCGTTCGACACTTCACCAGGTGCGGCTTCAGCAGGCAGTTGTACGCGAACCGCTGGCCACACTCCGGACAAGCGTACGGCTTCCAGCCGGTGTGAATGCTCTGGTGCACCCGGTTCGCTTCGGCCGACTTGAACCGCTTGCCGCACGTTTCGCACTCGTACTTGCGCTCCACCGAGTGCGCCGGCATGTGCTTTTTGAGGGCAGTCCTGGGGAAAAAATGAAGAAGTTGCAGGATTTTGAAGGATTTGTTCGAGCGAAATGAGCCTTACTTGGTCTTGAACCGCTTGTCGCACTGCTGGCACGCAAATCGGGGCGCGTCATGCTTGGCCCGGTGTGTTCGTAGCGAGGTTGGGGAACGGAGCGTGGCGCCACAGACCTCGCACACGTAGCCCTTGGTTCCGCAGTATACTTCGTGGCTTTTGCGCGCTTCACTGCCGAAGAAGGTCTTGCTACAGCCGGGTTTTCTGCAGCTGTACGATTGGACTCCGGCGTGCTTGTTGAGGTGCGTCTCAAAGGCCGCACTGCTGGTGAAGGTTTTGCCGCACAGTGCACACTGGCGGATCTTTAGCTTTTTAACGTAGGGCTTACATTTGGCCTGGTGCACTTTAGTCGTTGAAGAGACTAAGCCTTCGGAGTTATACTCCACACCTGGATCAAGGTTTTCAACAGGTGGTTCGGGCATCTTCTCGACACTTTCGGAAGCATTCATGCTGTCAACACGAAAATCTCCTTCCAGAGTTTGCAACGCGTCTTCCGGTTTAAGACAAACTCGCTCATGGGTTTCGCAATCAAGTCTAAAATTAGGAACACTTCAATTAATTTGCAAGATTGCACAATCAAAAACTTACGCAAAGAAGAACGACCTGCTGCAGCGGGGACACGAGAACTGGGGCTTACTGTGGATGATTTTGTGCCTCTCCAGCTCGATGTCCGTAGCGAAGCTTAACGCACATTGGTCACAATCCTTGAGCGGCACTGCCGAACACAGGACTTCGTGGATGAAGCAATTCTTCGGGTTGTGGAATGCTTTCCTGCATCCCTTCTTGCATCGGAAGGGTTTGATTCCTACAagattttactttaaatttcaattcaagaATATCGCAAAATCGCTTACCATAATGCTTGTTGGTGTGATATCCAAACTCGTCCTCTTGGGTGAACGTTACGAAACAAACGGGACAACTGAAAATCTTCGGAGCCTCCTCAACCGGCTTCACCGGTTCCACGCCCTTTTCCCTCAGAAGCTCCTTCTGCTCGGACAGAGCCTGCAGGCATCGCTGCTTGAAGTCGCAACACAAGTCGAACATTTGTGAGCACATGAGGCAGCATGGCATCGACTTTGAAAGCCCCGACGTGGCCAGCACGAACTCAATCTTCTCGAGTAACGCAGATTCTTCGCCGGCAGACCCGTCCTTGAGCAGGTCGCGTGAACAGAAGACGCAACTACCAACTTCTGGCGTTTCAAATAGCTTGATAACGTCTTCCTTCGGCTGCGCAGGTGGTTCACCCAACAGAATCGCCTCTTCCGGAAGGTAAACCTCGTTCTCCGTTGGAGTTACGATCGGTTCCGGGTCTTCAgtttctggaacaaaatcgttgaatTAAATACTCCGATGTGACCCCCTCAGGACATCGTTACTCACCAACGGCCATCAACATCCAGGTGGTCGGATCCAGCTCCGGTGCGATTTGCTTCAGCTTTTTGCGCTGCTCTCGGGCCTGGGCAGCTCGTCTTTGCTTGGTGAGGCGTGGCATGGCGCTTAAAGCTTAGTTTTGTAcagtttttatttcaattttccttagaaactaagttttttttgcgattttctgcGATAACCGATATGGGAacttgattttgaaccaaaagtAAACATAAACAAGTTTGCAGTGTTGCCTGGCTGTCAAAACGGCACGGATTCGAGCAAGCCCTttaaactgctcgaatggaccACTTCCATTCGGACATGATTTTgctattgtggatttagctcgtagctggattttctggcatcttctcacggtcattggaaacggtcgtggatagacctaggggttcccagttggagtgaaaaaaatcaatttgtagaaaaaatatggattaaaattttgcttttttatcacttctccgacatcaggaataattgtttgaacatgctcgcaattttttattcggtcggaaaaatattatttttcttgaaaaaactttcatttttaatcacatgatcacccctaattctggctcgatgccgccatcatgcgaccgcgtgctccgtttgtttgtcaacaaagcttcagctggatggtgagacgaagtgaggggggcagagattttgaaatttttatgcccgcatctggcccgccgcctatttcgtcggtcactgagtcgccggtcgtttccagtgaccgagtccagctaggaactgatcgtacaatatttTTCTTTGCTGTCATTTCAACCACTTGACTAGGGTGCTCCATTGAAGCGggcagccctactgcgttgtgtttacggCAGAGagaattctgagaacggattaAATTTTACAGAATATACAGACGAAgagggatgcgtggacataccgtaccaaacgctctgaTCCttgaatgaataaaatttaaacaaacaatAATGAACAGCAGTAAAACAAGAGGTGGCGCCTATATTGTTGTTTTTTGGCTGGCGCAATGGGTAGGTAACCTCACTAATCCCATATGCAACCTTTAGGATTTTATTAACTTTAAAAGGGGAAGTTTCTTACATTAACAAACTTAACACGCGCTCTCAATGCCCCTTCGCCATGTGCGTTTTGAGCAAACAGTTGTACCGAAACTGCTGGCCGCACACCGTACAGGCGTACGGCGTTTCTTGGGTATGAATCCGCTGGTGAACCCGATTGGCCTCGTACGACTTGAACCTCTTTCCGCATGTTTGACACTGAAACTTCCGCTCGCCAGTATGGACCGCTGTGTGTTTCTTTAGTTCGTCGctgaaaaaaagtcaaattagaACGCTTCGCTTAACTCATCAAACCGATTCATACTTGGTCTTGAAACGCTTCTCGCAAAGCGCACACTCAAATCGCGGATCCCGGTGCTTGCGAACGTGCTCGCGCAGCGTTTTGTCCGTCCGCAGCTGGGCCCCACAAATGGGACAAATGTGGACGTTCTGCGGTTTGATGCAGTTTTTTTCGTGCTCGTAGCGCCGTTTGCCGATGGTGAACATTTTGGTGCAGCCCTCGTTGCGGCACTGCACCGTCCGGATGCCGTTGTGGAAGTTGAGGTGCAGCTGGTAGGAAGCCTCGCGCGCGAACCGTTTCGTGCAGTGGGCGCACTGGATGTTCTTGAGCGAACGCCGCGGAGGTCGCTGCTCACATTGCTGCCGGTGGGCTTTCAGGGGAAGGGGGGAGGTATGTTTGCAGTGTTTGCAGGACGGTTCGGCTTCCTGTACGCCGGCTTGCTGGTCAGGAAGGTCGGTTTTTGGAACCAGCAAGTCACTCGAAGAAACGGTTCTTTCTAGAAGCTTATCAACGAAACATTCAGCGCTGTGTTTCTTGTAGTCCTTCCTAAAATTATAAAGAATcgataataataaattttaagccCATTATCCAAACAATCTTACGTGTAAAAGAACTTTTCTCCACATTTCTCGCAAAAATGCTTCGGCTCTCGATGGTTCATGATGTGCAATCGCAGCGTTTGAAATGTCTTGAATTTACGGAAACAAATTTTACACGTTTTCTGCGCCAAATCAGCGCGGTCGTCATCTTTAGGCTCAACGACCTCCCCCGACGAACCGCCCTCCAACTCGGTCTTGATCTCGTCAATCTTGACCTTCATGGCTTCGACCCTTTTGGAAAGTGCCGCCAAGCAGGATCGCTTGAATTTGTAGAAACTTTGGAAGGTACTCCAGCAACTGGAGCAACAAGGCACTCCAGAAGTTTGCATCTTAGTATTCAGCACAAACTCAATCTTCTTGGTACGGGTCGATTCGTGACTAGGAATCGATTCCTGTAGAGGTGCATTGTGGCAAAATAGACAACATTCTTCCGAAGCTGAAGGGTACAGGATTGGATCATGGTCGGCTTCCGTTGCAGATTCGTCTCCGATTGGTTCCTCTTTGAAGATGACAACTTCCGGTTCTATCTTAACTCCTTCAAGGTTGGTATCcccttaaaattgaatttattttagtttgagcCTCACAAAAAATAACTAGACATACCTGCAGGCAAACTGAACTCAAACCCTTCGTTTTCCAGCATTTCTAAATCTTCGTAAGCAAGTTCCGACGTTTCAGTCTCTTCCAACGCTTAATTGGCGTCACTCATCGTTCGGTTGCGTCAAAAACAGCAATATTTTAGCTGGATTGGCGAAAATCTGTTTTGGATTCAACTAAAATCGCAAGCTGAACAGCAACTTTGCTTCGAtttgcgaactgtcaaaaactgctcgaatttgGTTTGATGAACGCGATCCACAACGTGATCCACAATCATTTTGAGGGCAGAAGGTAAATAAACagaagcatttgttttgaaatcactaaatttttatttatttcaaacatcTAGAAACAGAATCGACGCTCACAATGGCCGGATGCGGCAAGAAATGTTGTGTTTCCGGGTGCGATTCTCGGAAGGACGCCTCCGGTTACTCGTTCCACACGTTTCCGGTGGCCAGCGAGCTGCGGATCGCAAACTGCCGGCGGAAGCTGTGGCACGATGCCGTGTTCGGCAAGGACAGCGCCCGAATCGCCTTGAAAAATACCAAGATTTGCGGGAAGCACTTCGTGACGGGTAAGATTTGAGCTCtctttgattagattagatcttGGATCTAGAAAGGTGCAGTGTTAATGCTACAAggataaccatcatgacgaagaacctTAGATACTTGAATAGCACGTGCCGAGATGGGAAAGGGTGTTTCATCTTCAGGCGTTTCGCCTTAAGACGAAGATCTTCGTAAAAAAAGACGCACGGTTCCGTGATGGCAAGTTCGGTCGAGATCGTTATGGCTCAAGTTCAGTTCCGTGTGCTAAATTTTCAGAAGCCAGAGTCGTATTTGTTAGATCTGACGGGCTCGTTGATGTCTACCAGATGTTGGGTATCCACAACTGGTAGAAGATTTGGCCTAAGACAattttgattttaggtaaaccaGCCAAGCTCACGGAAACCTCCGAGGTCAACTGGATTCCGACGTTGCACCTGGGCCCGGGCCGGGTGGCACCGCAAGTCAAAACTAGCGGCGGACTGCCGCTGGTCGAGGATGGCGTTCTGCCGCCAGAGCAGGTGAACTTGAGGGAGCAAAAGGTTGTCCGACTGGCAGAAAGCAACGAGGCCGATCCTTTTCAAGAGGAGTTTGTAGTTAAAGTGGAAGTTCTAGACGTGGAAGCGGCCAATGCTAGCAACGAAGTCGATCCTATCCCGGAGGAGGTCGTAGTCAAAGAGGAAGTTCTGGACGTGGAAGTGATGCCGGAGCAAGTAGTTCCAAAGAAACAACGGGTTCTGCGAGTAGAAAAGAGCAACGCTGTTGAGCCCGTTGATAAGGTCGCACAAGAAATTAAAGAGGAGATTCTGAATGACGAGGAGGAAATTCAATCCATTCGAAAAACACAAACTTGCCAAATTTCATTCAGCCGTTGCATGTTTTGTCTGAACGAACTTCCTCCAAAGGAACAGATCCTACCGGATTTCAACAAGGAGAGCACGTTCCGAACCCAGGTTGAATACGTTCTAGCAAAGACGATCGAAGCCCCAAACTATCCTTGCTGCAGTAGTTGCAAACAAATGTTTCAACTGTTTTACAAGTTCAAGAAGTCTTGCCTCGTTGCCCTTGCGAAACCACtggatttgatcaaatctcaATCGGCGAAGCGTCCAGCAAACCGTCCCATTAGTCCAGCGCCAAAAAGAAAGTCAGAAGTGGTAACCATTCACCCCAAGATCGATGAACGGGGCCCGATCGAACCAAACGAAGTAGAAGATGACCCGGAAGAATCGCCCTTATCCGACGGGTACAAAGAGGAGCGCATGCGTTGCAAGAACTGCGGTACAATGTACGACGACGGGTTCGTGTTGGCCAACCACAAGCTTAAGTGTCTACCGCCAAAGGATCCACCCCGATGTAATCTATGCCCGGCGGTGTTCAAAAATAAATGGGATCTACAGGTGCACCTGAATCGGCATAACGGTATGAAGCTATATCAACTCCGTACTTAACATAAAACTAATTGCTTAAAAATTCTACAGGCCTAACCCCATTCCAGTGCCGCAAAGAGGGCTGCACGAAGGCCTTCGCCGGCCCTATTGTACGCATCATCCACGAGAAAAACTGCCAAAAGGAGTCCAACCAGGTCGTCTGTCCGAGCTGCGGCATGGCGTTCAAGTGCGAGCTGTATCTGCAGCGCCACATGATCACGCACGAGGCACCCAAGTACGAATGCGCCGTTTGTCATCGCAAGTTCGGCGATTTGACCACCTTCCGAGCCCACATGATGCGACACTTTGAGCGGAACGAAACCCCGGCGGAGGAACAAAGCCGCCAAGACGTTCCGTCCGACTTCCGGTGCGATTCGTGCGAACAAGAATTCGCCACGCCGGAGCTTCTGAACGGTCACAAGGTGTACTGCGGGAAGAACAAAAAATTCCGCAAGTTCCAGCTGCTCTGCCCGCTCTGTCCGGAGTCGTTCCACAAGCAGGAAACGCTCGATCAGCACCTGAGCCGGCACAAGGGTATCAAGTCGATTCCGTGCCGGAAGGAGGGCTGCGACAAGATGTTCTTCGATACGGCTGGGCGAAACGTGCACGAGCTGTACCGCTGTGGGAGGGGCGGGACGCACGTCTGTTCGATTTGCCAGGCGGCCTTCGGAACGCCGGCATCGCTGCGGGTTCACATGAAGGGACACAGGTAGCAGGGTTGAGTGGAGggctttttggaaaaatactcatgatttttattttcaggaaACCAACAGCAGTCAAGGATTAGTGCAGATTTTTGagggttaaaattaaacagcGTTTTATTGTTCAAATAAAGATtgataaacaattttcaataagttttgttttctgttttaatCCGAAAGAAGCAGCAGCCAGCAGCTTGCCCGACGTTCGCTCCTCATTATCTACGGGGATAGCTGAATTCGAGCAGtttgatgttttgttttgttcttttgggagaactgtcatttctactaCTCGAATCTAGTCAATCTAGTACTTCAGTTAAAGTGACAGCAACAAGCTTGCCTTCGTTGTTGTTTACAATTTGCTacggaaaatttgattttataaatattttaatctggGTTCATCTTCCTGGACGTGGGTAAGATCAAAAGGAACGCCAATCTGGTTGCGGTTTAACCCTATGTGCTCatatatttgtatggaaaaggagatggttctaaaattttaaatggaaCGAGAATCTAAatgataaaacattttcaatacacGGATTATTGATAGATATCTGCTCATAAAGTCTGCGGCTAGAAACAAGAACCATGGACCTTCCGCAGGAATCGATTTCCTTGCAACCAATCATCATAAAAGAAGAATGCGACCCCGAGGACTCACTTtccgaggaggaggaggataaTCCGCAGCACTCTTCCGAATCCCCCTGCTGTGTCTTCTGCTTCCGCGTCCAATCCGACGGGCTGCTCTCCGATGGGCCAGCCTTGCGGGAAAAGATCGAATTCGTGCTCGCGGCGCGGTTACGGTCCCTTAAGGTTCCCAGCTGCCGGAACTGCGCGCAGATGTTCGACTTGTTTTACAACTTCAAGAAGAGCTGCCTGCTGGCGCTGTCCAAAAAGGAGGAACTGCAACAGGCACTGGTGCAAAAGAGTGCCGAGGGCAGGTATGCGGAAATGGTGAAGGTTCGGAAGGTGCCGAGGGCAAAAAAGATTATCACATGTTCCGTTTGTTCGAGGGAATTTACGGACGAGGACGAGCACCGCTATCACATCAATCAGCACTTTGGTGAGAttgttttaggaatattttttgatgtaaatctGACCAACACCATTTCCAGGGGTCAAACCGTTCAAATGTAAGGTCGCAGGATGCAAACAATCGTTCCCAAACCCAAAGGACTGCTTCGTGCACGAAGCAATGTGCTCGGTAGTGCCGCCACCTTCCAGGGAGTGCGAAGTCTGTGCGTTCCGATTCGCAACGGAGGCGGAGCTCGAGGCGCACAAGATCACGCACAGTGAGCCCAACCTCCAGTGTGGCCAATGTGGAGAAGCGTTCTTTTATGCGTAAGTTTAGGTGGatttaactttaaatatttactttttttctcaACGCTAAATTTTAGACTTGACTGCGAAAACCACGAGAGAGACTGTCGCATCCAGGCGGCAGATCCcttacaaaatatcaaattggAAGACTCCCTAGAAGATCTGGATGAAGAGTCATCGAACAATACTTCCGATGGCTCCAGAAACACCGAACACATCCCCGTCGTCGAGAAGTTCGAACAACCACCCGTAGATAGGCTCTGTAAGCGCTGCGGCGAAACGTTCCCGCTAGCCAACCGCACCTTCTACAAGCACCAGAGGAAATGTAGACCCAGCAATCACAAGACCTATCCGTGTACGCTCTGCGAAAAGACGTTCACCAAGAAGATGACGCTCGAAACGCACCTCAACAAGCACGCAGGAGTTCAGTCGTTCAAGTGCCGTAAACCCGGCTGTGACAAAACCTTCTTCGGATATCCGGCGCGGTACTCGCACGAAGAATCCTGCGGAAGCAAGGGGTTCGTGTGTGACATGTGTGGCGAAACGTTAACGTCGCCGGCCTCGCTACGCATCCACCGGGCCAGGCACGACGAGCCGCAGATTCCGTGCGAGCTGTGCGACAAGATGTTCAAGACCAAGTAAGAacaatttgcttcaaaaattgttttagaTTTAGTAAAAATCGAATAATTTGTGAATTTCTAGGTCCGCTCTGCAGAAGCACATGACGACCCACTCGGAGGAGCGCAAGTTTGAGTGCGAAACGTGTGGGAAACGGTTCAAGTCGGCCGAAGCGAATCGGGTTCACCAGCGGATTCACACCCAGGAGAAGCCGTATGCGTGTCCGGAGTGTGACCAGCGTTTCACGTACAACTGCTCGCTGAAGGCGCACCTGGAGAAGAAGGCGTGCTTGGTGCATTGAGAAGAGAGTaaacattttctgatcaaaCTCACATTTTGTGGAGCTATTGAAACTATCATTAGCGAAAATTCTCTGAAAcctcaatttttaaactaagaTATCTCTGGAACACAAAACTTAGAATGATAGTCCAAGATTTCAGCCTTGAATAAACGttattaaattagattaaataaaaaaaaatctttctctaGTACGGATCACGAAAGAAACGCAAACTCCGTAAGCTAAGTACAGTGATCGTAAGggtaattttcatcaaaataattgagatccggcctcaaaaaagtgtataaataaaacttaaatgcttataacttttgatagggttgtcagatcttcaaccttttagactcgttgggcaggccttcaaatacctttctaaaatgtatagcatgaagGGTTTTCATACAGAACCcactctttttacaatctttcggactTTCCTCAAAAGTTACTACACTTAACTCATTTCTTAATATATCCGGCTCTGAAtatgtaatttcttttgagttttgagtagtgtttttttaaccttatttatttttaattttatagtggATATATTAAATTTGCTTTTCAATTTTAGATGGTATTTACCCGTATAAATATTGTtatatttaaacattcttggcgaaaaataaaaagatcagaacattcaaaaaataatgctccatcattcaaaattcaaatttgaaaaattcgaaacttttttttatattttaatagttttttaatgaaatttttcaaaactcagataatttttttttcggatttctaaaattgttatttaaaaaatccgaaatttctaaattcagaatcttaaaaatctgaaattcaaaactacaaaaaactaaaaattcaaaattgaaagaaaaatccaaaataaaaaaataaaaataaaaaaaaaacaaaacttaaaaagttaagatttgaaaactaaaaaatattaaatttaaaacaattttgaaaacaaaaaaacggaaatctcaaataaaatttaaattcttaaattcttaaattcttaaattcttaaattcttaaattctta harbors:
- the LOC120431788 gene encoding zinc finger protein 345-like, producing MPRLTKQRRAAQAREQRKKLKQIAPELDPTTWMLMAVETEDPEPIVTPTENEVYLPEEAILLGEPPAQPKEDVIKLFETPEVGSCVFCSRDLLKDGSAGEESALLEKIEFVLATSGLSKSMPCCLMCSQMFDLCCDFKQRCLQALSEQKELLREKGVEPVKPVEEAPKIFSCPVCFVTFTQEDEFGYHTNKHYGIKPFRCKKGCRKAFHNPKNCFIHEVLCSAVPLKDCDQCALSFATDIELERHKIIHSKPQFSCPRCSRSFFFALDCETHERVCLKPEDALQTLEGDFRVDSMNASESVEKMPEPPVENLDPGVEYNSEGLVSSTTKVHQAKCKPYVKKLKIRQCALCGKTFTSSAAFETHLNKHAGVQSYSCRKPGCSKTFFGSEARKSHEVYCGTKGYVCEVCGATLRSPTSLRTHRAKHDAPRFACQQCDKRFKTKTALKKHMPAHSVERKYECETCGKRFKSAEANRVHQSIHTGWKPYACPECGQRFAYNCLLKPHLVKCRTR
- the LOC120431791 gene encoding zinc finger protein 208-like; its protein translation is MAGCGKKCCVSGCDSRKDASGYSFHTFPVASELRIANCRRKLWHDAVFGKDSARIALKNTKICGKHFVTGKPAKLTETSEVNWIPTLHLGPGRVAPQVKTSGGLPLVEDGVLPPEQVNLREQKVVRLAESNEADPFQEEFVVKVEVLDVEAANASNEVDPIPEEVVVKEEVLDVEVMPEQVVPKKQRVLRVEKSNAVEPVDKVAQEIKEEILNDEEEIQSIRKTQTCQISFSRCMFCLNELPPKEQILPDFNKESTFRTQVEYVLAKTIEAPNYPCCSSCKQMFQLFYKFKKSCLVALAKPLDLIKSQSAKRPANRPISPAPKRKSEVVTIHPKIDERGPIEPNEVEDDPEESPLSDGYKEERMRCKNCGTMYDDGFVLANHKLKCLPPKDPPRCNLCPAVFKNKWDLQVHLNRHNGLTPFQCRKEGCTKAFAGPIVRIIHEKNCQKESNQVVCPSCGMAFKCELYLQRHMITHEAPKYECAVCHRKFGDLTTFRAHMMRHFERNETPAEEQSRQDVPSDFRCDSCEQEFATPELLNGHKVYCGKNKKFRKFQLLCPLCPESFHKQETLDQHLSRHKGIKSIPCRKEGCDKMFFDTAGRNVHELYRCGRGGTHVCSICQAAFGTPASLRVHMKGHSLRLETRTMDLPQESISLQPIIIKEECDPEDSLSEEEEDNPQHSSESPCCVFCFRVQSDGLLSDGPALREKIEFVLAARLRSLKVPSCRNCAQMFDLFYNFKKSCLLALSKKEELQQALVQKSAEGRYAEMVKVRKVPRAKKIITCSVCSREFTDEDEHRYHINQHFGVKPFKCKVAGCKQSFPNPKDCFVHEAMCSVVPPPSRECEVCAFRFATEAELEAHKITHSEPNLQCGQCGEAFFYALDCENHERDCRIQAADPLQNIKLEDSLEDLDEESSNNTSDGSRNTEHIPVVEKFEQPPVDRLCKRCGETFPLANRTFYKHQRKCRPSNHKTYPCTLCEKTFTKKMTLETHLNKHAGVQSFKCRKPGCDKTFFGYPARYSHEESCGSKGFVCDMCGETLTSPASLRIHRARHDEPQIPCELCDKMFKTKSALQKHMTTHSEERKFECETCGKRFKSAEANRVHQRIHTQEKPYACPECDQRFTYNCSLKAHLEKKACLVH
- the LOC120431790 gene encoding protein krueppel-like translates to MFTIGKRRYEHEKNCIKPQNVHICPICGAQLRTDKTLREHVRKHRDPRFECALCEKRFKTNDELKKHTAVHTGERKFQCQTCGKRFKSYEANRVHQRIHTQETPYACTVCGQQFRYNCLLKTHMAKGH
- the LOC120431786 gene encoding uncharacterized protein LOC120431786; the protein is MLENEGFEFSLPAGDTNLEGVKIEPEVVIFKEEPIGDESATEADHDPILYPSASEECCLFCHNAPLQESIPSHESTRTKKIEFVLNTKMQTSGVPCCSSCWSTFQSFYKFKRSCLAALSKRVEAMKVKIDEIKTELEGGSSGEVVEPKDDDRADLAQKTCKICFRKFKTFQTLRLHIMNHREPKHFCEKCGEKFFYTKDYKKHSAECFVDKLLERTVSSSDLLVPKTDLPDQQAGVQEAEPPPAAM